ATTTTTACTGACACTGAAGCCGGTTTTTCTACTCTATCTTGGCATCCCCAAGGACAATTATTAGCCGCTGGTGGTGAACAAGGTGAATTAATAATTTGGTCAATTTCTGGCGAAAATTAAAATTAATTGGTTTACATTTGGATGTGGGGGTAGCGCCCCCGTGCCTACCCCGGTATTTGGGGCAACCACAGGGGGTTTAGGTATCAAACCCACCCCAGTTGTAATTACAAATTAATTACCAATTATCGGCGCACTCAAAGAGACATTTTGTACTGCTTTGGTTGCGGCTAAGGTTGGTACAGAATCACGCAATCTTGCTGTTAATTGTACAGTTGTAGCGTCGTACATTTGGGTTAGCAATTTGGGATAAAAACCAATACCAATAATAGGTATCAACAAACAAGCAATGATAAAGACTTCACGGGGTTCAGCATCTATCAAATTCTGATGAGAAACTAACTCTTCATTTTCTTGTCCGTAGAAAATTTCGCGCAACATTGAAAGGAGATAAATTGGCGTTAAAATCACACCAACAGCCATCAAGAAAATGACAATGACTTTAAATGTCGAGTTATAAGCATCACTGGTGGCAAAACCGACAAATACCATTAATTCGGCGACAAAACCGCTCATTCCTGGTAATGCTAAAGAAGCCATTGAACAAGTTGTAAACATGGCGAAAATCTTTTGCATTTTTTTGCCGACACCACCCATTTCATCTAACATGAGGGTGTGTGTGCGATCGTAAGTTGCACCGACTAAAAAGAACAAACTTGCCCCAATTAAGCCGTGAGAAACCATTTGTAAAACTGCGCCACTTAAACCCAAGTCGGTGAAAGAGGCAATCCCAATGAGAACAAAGCCCATGTGGGAAATTGAAGAGTAGGCAATTTTCCGTTTTAAATTCCTTTGGGCAAAGGAAGTTAGGGCAGCGTAGATGATATTTACTACCCCCAAAACCACTAACACTGGTGCAACGTAAGCGTGGGCATCGGGTAGCATTTGGGCATTCATGCGAATTAAGGCATAACCACCCATTTTTAACAAAATACCTGCTAGTAACATATGCACGGGGGCTGTAGCCTCACCGTGAGCATCTGGTAGCCAGGTATGGAGGGGGATAATGGGCAGCTTGACAGCGTAGGCAATCAGGAAGCCAGCGTAGAGTAAAAGTTGTAAATTGAGTCCAAAATCTTTTAAGGCGAGCGATCGCATATCGAATGTCA
The DNA window shown above is from Anabaena sp. WA102 and carries:
- the ndhD1 gene encoding photosynthetic/respiratory NAD(P)H-quinone oxidoreductase subunit D1, whose translation is MNIANFPWLTTIILFPIAASLLLPIIPDKDGKTVRWYSLIVGLIDFVLIVCAFYTGYDFSNPDLQLVESYPWVPQLGLNWSLGVDGLSMPLVLLTGFITTLAILAAWPVTLKPKLFYFLILAMYGGQIAVFAVQDMLLFFLVWELELVPIYFLLSIWGGKKRQYAATKFILYTAGGSLFILLSSLTMGFYGDTVTFDMRSLALKDFGLNLQLLLYAGFLIAYAVKLPIIPLHTWLPDAHGEATAPVHMLLAGILLKMGGYALIRMNAQMLPDAHAYVAPVLVVLGVVNIIYAALTSFAQRNLKRKIAYSSISHMGFVLIGIASFTDLGLSGAVLQMVSHGLIGASLFFLVGATYDRTHTLMLDEMGGVGKKMQKIFAMFTTCSMASLALPGMSGFVAELMVFVGFATSDAYNSTFKVIVIFLMAVGVILTPIYLLSMLREIFYGQENEELVSHQNLIDAEPREVFIIACLLIPIIGIGFYPKLLTQMYDATTVQLTARLRDSVPTLAATKAVQNVSLSAPIIGN